A stretch of DNA from Caldalkalibacillus thermarum:
AAAAGCCAGTGCCAAACCAATGACACTGACAGGAATGATCACTGATAATGTAATGGTAAGCAATACGGAAAAGCTGATCCCCACCGGATTGAACAGCACAAACAAAAGGGCTCCCAGATCAATAACAACAATGATGACAAGATAAACAAACTGTCTTAACGACAACGATCCACCTATAACTTTTTCTTCTGAATCAAACTCCTGCGGCACATTATACTGAGGCATCCTTTTGTCCCTCCACTCGTGTCAATGCCCAGACCAAAGCCCCGACCCAGCCCAGTAAAGTCCAGCCCAGAAGCACATTTAAGGCAATGATGGCCATTTTGTTGTGGTGTTTCCTCACCAAAGCCACGATGGCAGGGACAAAGTAGAGGAAAAATAACAAATAAATCGCCAGTTCCACAAAACATCAACCTCCATTTCATTTTTTACAAGGGGGCATCACGCCCCCCTATTTTTCTATATCGGCAAATGGCGTTTAAACATTCATTAAACGCAACACGACACCCAACAGCAAAGGTACGGCAAAGAAGAAAGCGGCGGCCATGATGTACCATTTCACGGCATCCCACGCTTCGGCCCGTTTGGCCGGGTTTTTGCCGGATGTAGCCGCTACA
This window harbors:
- a CDS encoding PrgI family mobile element protein; this encodes MPQYNVPQEFDSEEKVIGGSLSLRQFVYLVIIVVIDLGALLFVLFNPVGISFSVLLTITLSVIIPVSVIGLALAF
- a CDS encoding superinfection immunity protein, with translation MELAIYLLFFLYFVPAIVALVRKHHNKMAIIALNVLLGWTLLGWVGALVWALTRVEGQKDASV